A portion of the Salmo trutta chromosome 1, fSalTru1.1, whole genome shotgun sequence genome contains these proteins:
- the hsdl1 gene encoding inactive hydroxysteroid dehydrogenase-like protein 1: MAAVDSFELLYREIARSCNSCVETLAVVGALYTASKAFILVRDCYSFVRVHFLPRLMPSVRLGRRFGEWAVIYGASEAIGKAYAEELARQGICIILISQDGASVSDTAKAISETHRVDTMVLVADFSQGHAACKPVKDALRDKDIGFLVNCVDDSLRNSPNFTGLSEDLLWDVINRNIAATTLMTRLVLPGMVERRRGAVVNISSGACYRPSPSKAALSASTAYLDNFSRALHHEYGRQGIFVQSLVPFQVAPHGASAGGWLIPQSDVYARHAISTLGISHRTTGYWPHTLQFRLVQSMPEWIWVLGSRMLTSSC; this comes from the exons ATGGCTGCTGTTGACAGTTTTGAGCTTTTGTATAGAGAAATTGCTCGGTCATGCAATTCATGTGTGGAAACCCTAGCCGTTGTGGGTGCTCTGTATACAGCCAGCAAAGCTTTCATCCTCGTGCGGGACTGCTACAGCTTTGTCAGGGTGCATTTCCTTCCTCGACTGATGCCAAGCGTGCGCCTTGGCCGCCGTTTTGGTGAATGGGCTGTCATTTATG GTGCTTCAGAGGCCATAGGGAAAGCCTATGCAGAGGAGCTTGCCAGGCAGGGCATCTGCATCATCCTGATAAGCCAAGATGGTGCCAGTGTCAGTGACACAGCCAAGGCCATATCTGAGACTCACAGAGTGGATACAATGGTGCTTGTGGCAGACTTCAGTCAGGGCCATGCAGCTTGCAAGCCTGTCAAAGACGCTTTGCGGGACAAAGACATAGGCTTTCTGGTTAACTGTGTGGATGACTCCCTTCGCAACTCGCCAAACTTTACTGGTCTGTCTGAAGACCTGTTATGGGACGTAATCAACAGAAATATTGCTGCCACCACACTGATGACGCGCCTGGTTCTACCTggcatggtagagaggagacgtGGAGCAGTAGTGAACATCTCTTCTGGGGCATGTTATAGACCCTCTCCAAGCAAAGCTGCTCTCTCTGCGTCTACG GCTTACCTTGACAACTTTTCCCGGGCTCTGCACCATGAATATGGTCGTCAGGGAATCTTTGTGCAAAGTCTGGTACCTTTCCAAGTGGCGCCCCATGGAGCATCAGCAGGCGGGTGGCTAATACCGCAGTCAGATGTGTATGCCCGTCATGCCATCTCCACCCTGGGCATCTCACACAGGACCACAGGCTATTGGCCCCATACACTGCAG TTTCGACTTGTGCAGTCAATGCCAGAATGGATTTGGGTCTTGGGGTCACGTATGCTCACAAGCTCATGCTGA
- the gja11 gene encoding gap junction protein, alpha 11, with translation MGEWDLLGRLLDKVQSHSTVIGKIWLTVLFVFRILVLGAGAEKVWGDEQSDFVCNTDQPGCENVCYDHAFPISHVRFWVLQIISVSSPTLVYLGHVLHIIHVEKKVREKMKKQAQDEQANNFLKKGYKVPKYSNDNGKINLRGRLLRSYVLHVLVKIILEVGFIVGQYYLYGFTLQARFICVRFPCPHKVDCFLSRPTEKTVFIWFMLVVACVSLLLNLIELFYLFVKLVKECLDRRQDYTVTPVTPVLERKAFENKDQMIQNWVNLELELQGRKLGSGVTKSVASEENTANMGEVHI, from the coding sequence ATGGGTGAATGGGACTTGCTGGGCCGGCTGCTGGACAAAGTGCAGTCCCACTCCACGGTCATAGGGAAGATCTGGCTAACTGTCCTGTTTGTCTTCAGGATCCTGGTCCTTGGGGCCGGGGCAGAGAAGGTGTGGGGGGACGAGCAGTCAGACTTCGTCTGTAACACAGACCAGCCTGGATGTGAGAACGTCTGTTATGACCACGCCTTCCCCATCTCACACGTCCGTTTCTGGGTGCTTCAGATCATCTCTGTTTCCAGCCCAACCCTAGTGTACCTGGGCCATGTCCTCCACATCATCCACGTAGAGAAGAAAGTCAGGGAGAAGATGAAGAAGCAAGCACAGGATGAGCAAGCCAATAACTTCCTGAAGAAGGGCTACAAAGTCCCCAAGTACAGCAACGACAATGGAAAGATTAACCTGCGTGGCCGTCTATTACGCAGTTACGTACTGCACGTACTGGTGAAGATCATTCTAGAGGTGGGGTTCATTGTGGGACAGTACTACCTGTATGGCTTCACCCTCCAGGCCCGCTTTATCTGCGTTCGCTTCCCCTGCCCTCACAAGGTGGACTGCTTCCTGTCCAGACCCACAGAGAAAACCGTCTTCATCTGGTTTATGCTGGTTGTAGCCTGTGTGTCTCTACTCCTCAACCTCATTGAGCTCTTTTACCTGTTTGTCAAATTGGTCAAAGAGTGTCTGGACAGAAGGCAGGACTACACGGTGACCCCGGTCACCCCTGTCCTGGAGAGGAAGGCCTTTGAGAACAAAGACCAGATGATCCAGAACTGGGTCAATCTGGAGTTGGAGCTGCAGGGGAGGAAGCTAGGCAGTGGGGTGACGAAAAGTGTGGCTTCTGAGGAAAACACTGCTAACATGGGGGAGGTCCACATCTAA